GTTATTGGTGTGCAATTTAAGTAATGTCGTGTATGGCAAGATGTTGGATCATTTTACCTCATGGGTCCTGTGAAGTAGAAGGATCGGTTAACTACTGCCACTGAATGCGGCTGTGGGGCTCATGATGGCCATATATGGGTGTGGCGTTGTAACAGTACCAACATCTTTGTTTGACAGCTGTCGCCGATGCCATCAGAACGAGTTTGGGGCCTAAAGGCATGGACAAAATGGTAAATATTACCCATCCGTCAATTCACTTTTCATATGATGCCATTAATTAATTATTCAATCAGTATTAActaaattattgtttttttctggtCTCTAGATCCAGGATGGCAAAGGAGATGTTACAATTACCAATGATGGCGCTACCATTTTGAAACAGATGCAAGTGATCCACCCAGCAGCAAAAATGGTAAAGAGTTTTGTGTTGTCACTACTTATACCACGAGATATATTGACATTCATTTGTCATGGGGATTGTGTAACAGTTTGTTCTTTCATTTCCAGTTAGTCGAGCTCTCCAAAGCCCAGGACATTGAGGCTGGGGACGGCACCACATCTGTGGTGGTCATTGCCGGAGCACTTCTGGAGGCCTGTGCCAAATTGTTACAGAGAGGTATCTTAATAACATTTGGTGCTTTTCGTGACCAGCTGACATACTCTTGTGATGTGTAAACTCACTGAGATTTTTTTCAGCTTAATTTGATGGACTGTTAGGGTCAGTACATCTATAGTTAATGTGTTGTAAAGTGTGGCTGTGGGCGTATGTTGTGCGTATAGTGATCTGTCTGTCCCACACTCGTCCAACGGCCACAGATTGACTAGAGGGGATATAGTACTGGTCCAGTGACCCCCACCACTAACCAGTTTCGCAGCCCTCTTACATCCCTGatcttgtttgtgttgtgtagaTTTGTATTATTTACCTTTTTCAACGAACTGAAGCAGAAGTGAAGTAACATAACGAAGCATTTAGTTAGAAATGCTATTTTCTTAATTGTGTAATATTCTAATGCATTGATGCATTTTCTAATTCTTACTTCtggtccttctctctctctgtcactcctttctctctttttttttttttttttttctttttctatctctctcaggTATCCACCCCACCACCATCTCAGAGTCCTTCCAGAAGGCGGTGGACAAGGGCGTGGAGGTGCTGACCAGCATCAGCACGCCGGTGCAGCTGAGCGACCGCGAGACGCTGCTCAACAGCGCCACCACCTCACTCTGCTCCAAGGTGGTGTCACAGTACTCCAGCCTGCTGGCGCCCATGTGCGTCAACGCAGTCATGCGCGTCATCGACCCCGCCACCGCCACCTACGTCGACCTGCACGACATCAACGTCGTCAAGAAGCTTGGGTGAGCGAGACCGAGCGTGGGAGGTTGTGCGGGATCTGAGAGGAGTTTAAGGTGGTGTGACTGTCCCTGTGTTAGGGCACTGACTGGTTTCATACGCATGCTCTTTTAGGAAGTATTGTTGCGTGACTGCACAACCAGGGTAAAAGATGGACGAGTTCATGTATGGCCATCTAAACAGAATTGTCCTTATCAATACCTGGATTTTTCCAAACTCATTACACCCATACATAgtatccatccctccatccgcCCTTTTAGAATGAATTGAAAGGATGCTGAATGAGAATTCTTGGTTCTATACACACTGAAGACAATTCATCTTAAGATCATTCCATTGGAGTTTGGCCATTTTATGTTGTAGACTCTCTGACTTGTAAATTTGCCTGTGGTTTCCAGAGGGACCATCGATGACTGTGAGCTGGTGGACGGACTGGTGCTCACCCAGAGGGTAGTGAACTCCGGCCTGTCCCGCGTGGAGAAGGCCAAGATCGGCCTCATCCAGTTCTGCCTGTCCCCACCCAAGACAGATGTGAGTACCTGCTAACATAGATGGAGCTGTAAGACTAGTGTTATAGACAATAAGACTAGTTGCCTTTGCTATTGTTGTTGACAGTTATGTCTTTCTGTTTGGGTGCTGTGAATCCACTCAAACTACACAGGAATTCAAAACTTTGCCGGATCTTTGATGGCCTTGTGGCGTCTACATCTATAGTTAATGTGTTGTAAAGTGTGGCTGTGGGCTTATGTTGTGTGTATAGTGATCCGTCTGTCCCACACTCGTCCCACGGCCACAGATTGACTAGAGGGGATATAGTACTGGTCCAGTGACCCCCACCACTGACCAGTTTCGCAGCCCTCTTACATCCCTGATCCTGCTTCTCCTCTTATTTCTGGGTGGAGGCACTTCAATAACTTAAGGACGTGGTTATTGCCATGATTTCATTTATATTGTCTTGGTCACAGATGGACAACCAGATCGTCGTCTCCGACTACGCACAGATGGACCGCGTCCTTCGTGAGGAGCGCGCCTACATCCTCAACCTGGTCAAACAGATCAAGAAGGCCGGCTGCACTGTCCTGCTTATCCAGAAGTCCATCCTCAGGTAAAGGGACGGCCCCATGATGGTGGGGCTGTTACTGTGGTCAGATCAGTACCATCATGTCATGTATCCAAGCGTGTAATGTATGGGGGAGAGTTTTCATCTTAATTTGATGGCCTTGTGGCGTCAGTATATCTATAGTTAATGTGTTGTAAAGTGTGGCTGTGGGCTTATGTTGTGTGTATAGTGATCTGTCTGTCCCACACTCATCCCACGGCCACAGATTGACTAGAGGGGATATAGTACTGGTCCAGTGACCCCCACCACTAACTAGTTTCGCAGCCCTCTTACATCCCTGatcttgtttgtgttgtgtagaTTTGTATTATTTACCTTTTTCAATGAACTTAAGCAGAAGCTTTTAACCAAAGGGACAATGACCAGTTCTAGTCTAAGTGACCCTATGTTGAGGACTGTCCTCTGTGTCGTCAGGGATGCGCTGAGTGATCTTGCCCTGCACTTCCTTAACAAGATGAAGATCATGGTCATCAAGGACATCGAGAGAGACGAGATCGAGTTCATCTGCAAGGTATGTTGCCACCTCAGGTTCCTCCTCAATTCCATAGTTGAAATGCTAGAAAAGtggctgtgggtgtgtggtgtgtgtggtgttcgtCTGCGTCTGGTGCGGCAGCTCGTCTGTGTCTTAcggatgctgctgctgtgccCACACCGATCCCACGGCCACAGAGCAACAGGGGATCATAGTACTGGCCCTGTGAACCCCTCTACCACTGGTCAGCCTCCAAACTCCCCAACAACAATCTATTTGATTTTATTGATTGACATGCATTGTGCAGTTATTCATTTCAGTATGTTGTCATTACTTTATATAGTACAGATCATGTATCAGTGGCATGTTATGTTTAATAAAGTAAAGAAAGTGCACTAATGGCTGTTTAATAAAGTGAGCTGTTTCACATGgcttatgctctctctctctctctctctctctctctctctctctctctctctctctctctctctctctctctctctctctctctctttctttctctttctttcttttctctctctttctttctttttctctctctctctctcaaatgcgcacacacacacttatattctctctctctctcaaatgcacacacacacacaaactaactaTCGTCTCATttgcttccctctctcccccaccagACCATTGGCACCAAGCCCATTGCCCACATCGACCAGTTCACCCCTGAGATGCTGGGCACGGCGGAGCTGGCGGAGGAGGTCAATTTGGATGGCTCTGGCAAGCTGGTGAAGGTAAACGAGTTCACTCCCTGGCCCTTAAATAGGCACTAACGAGatagtcatgcacacacacactctctctctcacacacacacacacacacacacacactttgcaccaGCTGTCACTGTGAGAAGACTTAAAAGGATGAGTGTGTTTGGGAAAGAGCATCATGAATCATAGAtgggtgtgatgtgatgtgtataTTCACTGGAAAGTTCTAATCATTTTCACAGCTGTTGGTAAGGGATGCTCTGAGTAAGGCATGTAGTGAGGAAGTACCCTCTGCTTTACATGTGTTCGGTCACAAAGGCCTGTTCAGATAGAACCTTCCAGGAAAAGCATGGCATTTTGGCTAATAGTCACCTTTATGTCCACATAAGAGCATTACGTTCTAAGGTCTTTTAACTTGTGTTCACTTGTGGGTGAAAATTGCTATTCTGATCTCAAATTATGTTAAAGGTAAACTCACATAGACCTAAATTTTCCACACAGACCTccatttctcgaggtcaccgagtactgtcggcacaaaaacaaatcagtgctacctagcttgagttgctgcagccactagctagagtagccaggcagcttAGGTGTTGCACACTGGGGGCATTATTTTAAAGATGCCCCTAAAATCGTCAGATTTCTCCGTTAAGTGTTGTGTAAAACATTTTGGTTTGCACAGAAGCCTGACATGACTTAACGCTGCAGAGATGGCATTTTGCCTTAATCTTAGTATAACTCACAAATAATTCCTCCTCGTTCCTTCACCTTGCTCAGGCATCCCTCTGACCTGTGATGTATTTTCTGACTGAGGCTACACATTTCTCCTGTTTCTGCATCAGTTGCCTTATTAGCCACCAGTgtggtcagtttttttttttttttttttttaatgatctcTAAAATGTATTGGCGCCATCATTATGCACTGCCTTGTGTTCATAGTTTGAAGTGGccgtgggtgtgtggtgtgtgtggtgtccgtCTGCGTCTGGTGCGACAGCTCGTCTGTGTCTTAcggatgctgctgctgtgccCACACCGATCCCACGGCCACAGAGCAACAGGGGATCATAGTACTGGCCCTGTGAACCCCTCTACCACTGGTCAGCCTCCAAACTCCCCAACAATATCTACCCTTAGTAGCCCATGTGACTTTGTAcattcatatatatttatacatctATTTATTTAGCGGACACTTTTACCGAAAGCAACTTAATAAATGAGGATAATATTCCAGCTACAATGCCACAATGCCGAGAATTGCTACCATACAGTACTCGTCTTTTCTCTGACTGCTAGACACTAGGAGGAGGTTGCTTTTATTAAGTTATTGTATCGGTTTATCTAAACAATATATCTGGTTGTACTTGCCCTAGATCACTGGCTGTGCAAACCCAGGCAAGACTGTGAGCATCGTGGTGCGCGGGTCCAACAAGCTGGTGATCGAGGAGGCCGAGCGATCGATCCACGACGCTCTGTGTGTGATCCGCTGCTTAGTGAAGAAGAGgtgaggctgtttttttttttttttttttctctctctctctcctttctctgtccTGCCAAGATGAAGGACGATCAGAGTGTGCTTCCGATGCTTGTCGGGTTTGATATGTATTACTGTGCTCTCCCATGGAGTAGAGAAGAGGAAAGCTATATATTACCGTGCAACAGTGAAGCAATGTAGAGAAATATCTCAATAATAGGAAGTTCATGATGACACCGCAGAttatgattttcttttttctttttcttttttttttaaatgtaaggAAAGAGATGGACGGTATCGAAAccaatttgtgtttgtgtgaattttagtgttttctgttttggcactctgtgtgtattttggggggaaatatatattttgtaatttcaTTTTCCTTCCTTCGTGTCCATCTGTCCCAGGGCCCTGATAGCAGGCGGCGGAGCCCCTGAGATTGAAATGGCGCTGCGCCTGGCGGAGTACTCCCGCTCCCTGGGTGGCATGGAGGCCTACTGCGTGCGCGCTTACGCCGACGCCCTGGAGGTCATCCCGTCCACGCTGGCCGAGAACGCCGGCCTCAACCCTATCTCCACGGTGACGGAGCTGCGCAACAGACACGCCCAGGGGGAGAAAACAGCCGGGATCAACGTCCGCAAGGTGCGGTGGTCCCCTTGGAAACCCATAAATATAGAATAACCTGGAAGTTACATTGGGGCAGTGTCTTGGGCGTATGCAGCAAATATACCATTTTTTATGATTTTTACCTTGTATTGACTTGTGAACATGTACATGGTCGTTATAATAAACTCAAGTGTATATACTTTTtaagatatatatatttacaatttatttttatattatttaggGGTTTAACTATATTcatagtttattatattatgtttttttaatatatatttatagtttgtttttatatattttaattgtttatatatattttgaataCTCATGTTTTCTCCCCTTGTGTCCCTCCCACAGGGTGGCATCTCTAACATTCTGGAGGAGCTGGTTGTGCAGCCTCTGCTGGTCTCCATCAGTGCCCTCACCCTCGCCACGGAAACGGTTCGCAGCATCCTCAAGATCGACGACGTGGTGAGTGTAGCATAGGCCTCAGGAATGAAGCACAGGCCTCAGGAATGAAGCACATTAATATGTTGGGTAGCTCTGTTAGTCAAACTTATAGCTTAAAGAAATTAATATAGGAAATTTACCCATTTTTAGCCTTCAGACTGGATAAGGGGTGAACGATCAAATAAGAGATTCCAATTTGAACTGTCAATTGTCTTGACTAGCTAATCATGATGGCTATTAATTGGTTTATCCCAATGCCCCGAAGACTGGTAGACAGTGAGTTGGGTAATGAGGTGGACAATGGCGAAGACAAAAGAAACCAGTATGCAGAATTAGAGATGGGGGTTGATGTGGTCTAAGTAATACTCCTAATCCATTCTGTTGTTTTGCAGGTAAACACCCGATAAGGAGCGACAGTGGAAAACCTGTCTCAACACTCCCGTCTTGGACTGTGCTTGCAGGAAAACCTTTACATGTATAACGCCGTGTTTAGTTTGTCACCATGCGTAATataataaacacattttttttgtggACTCCAGCAATGTCTCATTGTTTTGTCTGTCTTTGGTGACCACCACACTCCTTGACCTCTCAGCACGGCAGACTTGATCTGGGGCCAATTTTGACAACTGCTTGCACTGCTCTGACAGTGATAAGTAGATAATCCTTAAATCTAATTGCCTGGTGGCATGTGACCTGACACACATGGCAGGTGGTAtgactgactttttttttttttttttttccttttctttttttcaaaaaataaaaagtaaaataagtAGGAACAGGGCAAGCAGTGTTGACATGGTTCACATAATTGTTTGATCAATGAAATATGAATATTTGGTAAAGAAATGTGAAACTGGTTTTCATAATAA
This window of the Alosa alosa isolate M-15738 ecotype Scorff River chromosome 7, AALO_Geno_1.1, whole genome shotgun sequence genome carries:
- the cct4 gene encoding T-complex protein 1 subunit delta, with translation MPEIMAAPKAQVRGRNKGGAYVDRDKPTQIRFSNINAAKAVADAIRTSLGPKGMDKMIQDGKGDVTITNDGATILKQMQVIHPAAKMLVELSKAQDIEAGDGTTSVVVIAGALLEACAKLLQRGIHPTTISESFQKAVDKGVEVLTSISTPVQLSDRETLLNSATTSLCSKVVSQYSSLLAPMCVNAVMRVIDPATATYVDLHDINVVKKLGGTIDDCELVDGLVLTQRVVNSGLSRVEKAKIGLIQFCLSPPKTDMDNQIVVSDYAQMDRVLREERAYILNLVKQIKKAGCTVLLIQKSILRDALSDLALHFLNKMKIMVIKDIERDEIEFICKTIGTKPIAHIDQFTPEMLGTAELAEEVNLDGSGKLVKITGCANPGKTVSIVVRGSNKLVIEEAERSIHDALCVIRCLVKKRALIAGGGAPEIEMALRLAEYSRSLGGMEAYCVRAYADALEVIPSTLAENAGLNPISTVTELRNRHAQGEKTAGINVRKGGISNILEELVVQPLLVSISALTLATETVRSILKIDDVVNTR